A single window of Flavobacteriales bacterium TMED191 DNA harbors:
- a CDS encoding DUF2237 domain-containing protein: MDKNIFGEPLKLCCSKPLTGYFRDGYCRTDKSDYGSHTVCVIVTKEFLEFSKLNGNDLTTPNSDYLFPGLKPGDKWCLCALRWKEALEAGCAPQVELESTDEKALLIININDLIAHAKK, from the coding sequence ATGGATAAGAATATTTTTGGAGAACCATTAAAGCTATGTTGTTCAAAACCACTAACTGGTTATTTTAGAGATGGTTATTGTAGAACAGATAAGTCCGATTACGGTAGTCACACGGTGTGTGTTATAGTAACTAAAGAATTCCTTGAATTTTCAAAACTCAATGGTAATGACCTCACAACTCCCAACTCAGATTACTTATTTCCAGGGCTAAAACCTGGAGATAAATGGTGTTTATGTGCTTTAAGATGGAAAGAAGCTTTAGAGGCTGGGTGTGCTCCACAAGTTGAATTAGAATCTACTGACGAAAAAGCATTACTAATAATTAATATTAATGACCTAATTGCACATGCAAAAAAATAA